The DNA window CGCACGATTTCCTGCGGTGCGAAAACGAACTTCCATCCCGAGAGTTTCTGGCTGACCCAGCGCCGCTGCGCCTTGATCTGCAGGCCGTCTTCGCCGATCAGCAGGTTGGCCATCAGGCACATGGGCGGCAGGACCGCACATTCGATGCAGCAACCGGTCAGGCTGAGGTCGACGATGTTGCCGGGAATGGGCCCCTTCATCGTCAGCACCATCACCTTCATGCGTCCGCCGATACGCGTGGCACGACGCCGCACGGGGTGTGAGCCAACGCGAATGCTGCGGGGCACTGTCATGACGAACTCGCTTTCCGACCAGACCTGAGTGTCAGACCGTTCATGATTGTGGGTTTTGCAGCCAATGCAATTTGGGGAGTGTCGATGAAAAGAAAGAATAAAAAGTAAATCGCATGTCCAAAAACGGAATATACCTAACTGTAGATTCAGAAAATGGAATCACAAGCGTATTCAAATAATGATAATACGATAGTTTGTGACGGTTCTATCGAGAAAATATGAGATGTGAAAATTTTAAAACGATTCGGATCATGTTTGTTGTGTTGAGGCGAGGTAGATTATCATGATCTTGTCGCGTTTCTAAAAAGATTATCTATTATAACAATAATTCAACATCACCCTACGTTCTTTTACTGAGATTTGACCGGATTCTTTTGACTATCCGGGTGCCGGCTTCAAGTGCAAGCGCGGCGGCCGTCGCCGGGTTCTGGCCGTTCCCGTAACCTCTTCCGCAGCAAGCGGGATCATTACGGAAGCTTAACTTGCGACCCGTCACCCGAACCGTCACCGTACCCTGGAACTGATCGAGATATCTCGGCGGTTCGCAACTAAAGACCCCGATGTTGAAGATTGCCTTCCGGCGCTTCTCTCAGGAGTCGGCAGGCGAAATTCAAAGAGGAGGAAATGAAAATGGCTTGGAATACCCCGAAGGTTGAAGAACTCTGCGTCGGCATGGAAATCAACATGTACTTCCCGCCGGAAGTCTGATTTCCGGACCGCATGTCATGATTCATGGGGCCGGAGCCGCTTCACCGCGGCTTCGCGCTCTCGTTCTGGGGGCTTCGGCCGGGGGCGGCTTCCCGCAATGGAACTGCAACTGCGCGAACTGCGCCGCCGTGAGGCGGGGCGAGCCCGGGTTCGAGGCGCGAACGCAATCTTCTCTCGCGGTCAGTGCTGATGGCCTTCGCTGGGCGATCTTGAACGCCTCGCCGGATATCGGGCAGCAGATCCAGAGAAACCCGCAAATTCAGCCGGGAGACCCCGCGAAAGTCGGGTCGCGGCACACACCGATCGCTTCCGTTCTCTTGACCAACGGCGACATCGATCATGTCGCGGGTCTTTTGACGCTGCGCGAGAAGCAGCCGTTCAACCTCCTGTCGACGAGCGGTATTGCCGAGGTGATCTCGGACAATCCCATTTTCGGTGCGCTCGATCCTGAACTGGTGTCCCGCACGGTCATCGCGCTGGAAGAGCCCTTCACGCTGGTCGAGGGTGTCACGGCGATGCTGTTCCCGGTGCCGGGAAAGGTGCCGCTCTACCTCGAAGGCGACGTCGTCGACACGGATCTCGAGGGCGAGCAGACGGTCGGCGTCGAACTGCGCGGCCCGGCGGGCGAGAGGGTCTACTATATTCCCGGATGCGCCCGCATGACCGATGCGCTTGCCGCAAGGATCAGGGGCGCCGACGGCGTCTTCTTCGATGGCACGCTCTGGCAGGATGACGAGATGGTCCGCATGGGCGTCGGGACCAAGACCGGCAAGCGCATGGGGCACATGTCGATGAGCGGGCCCGATGGCTCGATTGCGGCCTTCGCCGGCCTCGGCATCGCCAGCAAGGTCTTCCTGCATATCAACAATACAAATCCCGTTCTGAACGACACCTCTGAAGAGCGTCGGCAGGCGGAATCCCAAGGGTGGAAAATTGCCTTTGACGGCATGGAGGTAAGCTATGACAGCGCCGCAGACACAACCGATGACGCCGGACGAACTGGAAGCAGCTCTGAGGAAGATCGGCGCGGAGCGCTATCACAGCCTGCATCCGTTTCATGATCTTCTGCATGGCGGCAAGTGCACCAGGGAGCAGGTGCAGGCCTGGGCGCTGAACCGCTATTGCTACCAGTCCGCTATCCCGCGCAAGGACGCTGCCCTGATGGCGCGCTGCGACGACCGCGAACTGCGCAAGGAATGGCTGCACCGCATCACCGACCACGATGGTCTTGAGGGCGAGGAAGGCGGCATCGACCGCTGGCTCGTTCTCACCGACGGCCTTGGTTTCGACCGGGACTATGTGATCTCCAAGCAGGGCGCTTTGCCGGCGACCAAGTTTGCCGTCGAAGCCTATGTCCGCTTCGTTGCGGAAAAGACGCTGCTGGAGGCCGTCGCCTCGTCGCTGACCGAGCTTTTTGCTCCAAACCTCCACAAGCAGCGCATTTCCGGCATGCTGGAAGGCTACGACTTCATCAACGACAAGGTCGTTGCCTATTTCCGCCGTCGCCTCGATCAGGCGCCGCGCGATGCGGGCTTTGCGCTCGAATACGTCAAGACGCATGCGAAGACCGTCGAGCAGCAGCAGGCGGTGCTTGCCGCGCTGACCTTCAAGACGGAAGTGCTTTGGGCTCAGCTCGATGCGCTCTATATGGCCTATGTAAGCCCGGCCATGCCGGCGCCGGGTGCCTGGCGCCCGGGTGAGGGCATTATGAAGGCGATTGGAGCGGCGGCATAATGACGGAAGTCTCGTCCTCGGCGGCAACACCGGAAGAACGCCTTGCCGACACGGCCGTGCCCAAGCTGGCGCGCGGCGTTCGCACGCGCTGGGACGAGGCGCGCGACACGACAATGCTGCTCGCGCCCGAACGGGCCCTGCGGCTCGATCCGATCGCGGCGGCCATCCTCGGCGAGACCGACGGAGTTCGCACCTTCGCGGAAATCGTCGATAGCCTTGCCGAGAAATATGCCGCGCCGCGCGATCAGATTGCCGTCGACGTCCGCAAGCTTCTGGTCGATCTGATGGACAAGCGAATGCTGGAGGTGACGTCATGAACGTGACTGCCCCCGTCAAGGCGCCGGTCGAGGCCGTCCGCGTCCCCGTTCCGATGGCGATGCTGGCGGAACTGACCTACCGCTGCCCGCTGAAATGCCCCTATTGCTCCAACCCGCTGGAAATGGCGAAACGCTCCGACGAGCTTTCCACCGAGCAGTGGGCGGAAGTGCTCCGTCAGGCCGCGAAAATGGGCGTTCTGCATGTCCATTTCTCCGGCGGCGAGCCGGCGGCGCGTCGTGACCTGGAAGAACTGCTGTCCGTTGCCGTCGAAGCCGGCCTCTACACCAACCTGATCACCTCCGGCGTCGGTCTGACCGAGGCGCGGGTGAAGGATCTGTCCAAGCGCGGCCTCGACCATATCCAGTTGTCGGTTCAGGGAACCGACGCCGAGATGGCCGACCTCATCGGTGGCTACAAGGGCGGTTTCGACCAGAAGATGAAGGTCGCCGCATGGGTGGCGGCCGAGGGGATCCCGCTGACGGTCAACGCGGTCATGCACCGGCGCAACCTCGACCGCACGGCCGAAGCCATCGAACTGGCGGTGAAGCTTGGCGCCCGCCGCATCGAGGTTGCCCACACGCAGATTCACGGCTGGGCCTATGTGAACCGCGCCGCCCTGATGCCGACCCGCGAGCAGGTCGATGCCTGCACGAAGGTCGTCGAGGAGGCGCGCGAGCGCCTCAAAGGAACGCTGGTCATTGACTACGTGCCGCCGGACCATCATGCAAAATACCCCAAGGCGTGCATGGGCGGCTGGGGCCGGGTTGGCCTCAACGTCACGCCGTCGGGCAAGGTGTTGCCCTGCCATGCGGCGGAATCGATCCCGCACCTGACCTTCGAGAACGTCAAGGACAAGCCGCTCGACTGGATCTGGGCCAAGAGCGAGGCGTTCAACGCCTATCGCGGCACGGCCTGGATGCCCGAACCCTGCAAGTCCTGCGAACGCAAGGAAGCGGACTGGGGCGGCTGCCGCTGCCAGGCGATGGCCTACGCGGGTGACGCCGGCGCGACCGATCCCGCCTGTATCAAGTCGCCGCTCCATGCGAAGATGCAGGAGCTTGCGCTGGCCGAGGCGGCCGACGTTCCGCCCGACTACGTCTACCGCACTCTGTGAGCCGGA is part of the Hartmannibacter diazotrophicus genome and encodes:
- a CDS encoding PilZ domain-containing protein, which produces MTVPRSIRVGSHPVRRRATRIGGRMKVMVLTMKGPIPGNIVDLSLTGCCIECAVLPPMCLMANLLIGEDGLQIKAQRRWVSQKLSGWKFVFAPQEIVRLHEIIEQNAYHLSGDGD
- the pqqA gene encoding pyrroloquinoline quinone precursor peptide PqqA, with translation MAWNTPKVEELCVGMEINMYFPPEV
- the pqqC gene encoding pyrroloquinoline-quinone synthase PqqC; its protein translation is MTAPQTQPMTPDELEAALRKIGAERYHSLHPFHDLLHGGKCTREQVQAWALNRYCYQSAIPRKDAALMARCDDRELRKEWLHRITDHDGLEGEEGGIDRWLVLTDGLGFDRDYVISKQGALPATKFAVEAYVRFVAEKTLLEAVASSLTELFAPNLHKQRISGMLEGYDFINDKVVAYFRRRLDQAPRDAGFALEYVKTHAKTVEQQQAVLAALTFKTEVLWAQLDALYMAYVSPAMPAPGAWRPGEGIMKAIGAAA
- the pqqD gene encoding pyrroloquinoline quinone biosynthesis peptide chaperone PqqD translates to MTEVSSSAATPEERLADTAVPKLARGVRTRWDEARDTTMLLAPERALRLDPIAAAILGETDGVRTFAEIVDSLAEKYAAPRDQIAVDVRKLLVDLMDKRMLEVTS
- the pqqE gene encoding pyrroloquinoline quinone biosynthesis protein PqqE; this encodes MTAPVKAPVEAVRVPVPMAMLAELTYRCPLKCPYCSNPLEMAKRSDELSTEQWAEVLRQAAKMGVLHVHFSGGEPAARRDLEELLSVAVEAGLYTNLITSGVGLTEARVKDLSKRGLDHIQLSVQGTDAEMADLIGGYKGGFDQKMKVAAWVAAEGIPLTVNAVMHRRNLDRTAEAIELAVKLGARRIEVAHTQIHGWAYVNRAALMPTREQVDACTKVVEEARERLKGTLVIDYVPPDHHAKYPKACMGGWGRVGLNVTPSGKVLPCHAAESIPHLTFENVKDKPLDWIWAKSEAFNAYRGTAWMPEPCKSCERKEADWGGCRCQAMAYAGDAGATDPACIKSPLHAKMQELALAEAADVPPDYVYRTL